A region of Pseudomonas putida DNA encodes the following proteins:
- the frr gene encoding ribosome recycling factor encodes MINAIKKDAQDRMGKSIEALGRHLAAIRTGRAHPSILDSVKVSAWGSDMPLNQVAAITVEDARTLKIVAHDKNLSAAIEKAILTSDLGLNPSSAGTTIRVPMPALTEETRKGYTKQASGVAEDAKVAVRNVRRDALADLKKLTKDKEISEDEERRAADEIQKLTDKFVAEIDAAFKAKEKDLLAV; translated from the coding sequence ATGATCAACGCTATCAAGAAAGATGCCCAGGATCGCATGGGTAAGTCCATCGAGGCGCTGGGTCGCCACCTGGCTGCCATCCGCACCGGTCGTGCCCACCCGAGCATCCTGGACAGCGTCAAGGTCTCTGCCTGGGGTAGCGACATGCCGCTGAACCAGGTAGCCGCGATTACTGTCGAGGACGCGCGTACCCTGAAGATCGTTGCGCACGACAAGAACCTCAGCGCAGCCATCGAGAAGGCCATCCTGACCTCTGATCTGGGCCTGAACCCGTCCAGCGCCGGTACCACCATCCGTGTACCGATGCCTGCCCTGACCGAGGAAACCCGCAAGGGTTACACCAAGCAGGCCAGCGGCGTTGCCGAAGATGCCAAGGTTGCCGTGCGTAACGTGCGCCGTGACGCGCTCGCCGACCTCAAGAAGCTGACCAAGGACAAGGAAATCAGCGAAGACGAAGAACGTCGCGCCGCTGACGAAATCCAGAAGCTGACCGACAAGTTCGTCGCCGAAATCGACGCTGCGTTCAAGGCCAAGGAAAAGGACCTGTTGGCCGTCTAA
- the rpsB gene encoding 30S ribosomal protein S2: MSQVNMRDMLKAGVHFGHQTRYWNPKMGKYIFGARNKIHIINLEKTLPMFNEALAFVERLAQGKNKIMFVGTKRSAGKIVAEQAARAGSPYVDHRWLGGMLTNYKTIRASIKRLRDLETQAEDGTFAKLTKKEALMRSRDLEKLDRSLGGIKDMGGLPDALFVIDVDHERIAITEANKLGIPVIGVVDTNSSPEGVDYIIPGNDDAIRAIELYMTSMADAIIRGRNNVAGGTEVYAEEAAAPAAE; the protein is encoded by the coding sequence ATGTCCCAAGTCAACATGCGCGATATGCTGAAGGCCGGTGTGCACTTCGGCCACCAGACCCGTTACTGGAACCCGAAAATGGGCAAGTACATTTTCGGCGCGCGTAACAAGATCCACATCATCAACCTGGAAAAAACCCTGCCAATGTTCAACGAGGCTCTGGCCTTCGTAGAGCGTCTGGCCCAGGGCAAGAACAAGATCATGTTCGTCGGCACCAAGCGTTCCGCCGGCAAGATCGTTGCCGAGCAAGCTGCTCGTGCCGGTTCGCCATACGTTGACCACCGCTGGTTGGGCGGCATGCTGACCAACTACAAAACCATCCGTGCTTCGATCAAGCGTCTGCGCGACCTGGAAACTCAGGCCGAAGATGGCACCTTTGCCAAGCTGACCAAGAAAGAAGCCCTGATGCGTTCGCGCGATCTGGAAAAGCTGGACCGCAGCCTGGGTGGTATCAAGGACATGGGCGGTCTGCCTGATGCCCTGTTCGTGATCGACGTTGACCACGAGCGCATTGCTATCACCGAAGCCAACAAGCTGGGCATCCCGGTTATCGGCGTTGTCGATACCAACAGCAGCCCGGAAGGTGTTGACTACATCATCCCAGGTAACGATGACGCCATTCGCGCTATCGAGCTGTACATGACTTCGATGGCCGACGCCATCATCCGCGGCCGCAACAATGTTGCTGGCGGCACCGAAGTCTACGCTGAAGAAGCGGCTGCACCTGCTGCTGAGTAA
- a CDS encoding Na+/H+ antiporter produces the protein MQSAYTVLILLTLVSVSKLVGRMIPLPLPLVQIAAGALLAWPTLGLHVALDPELFLFLFLPPLLFADGWRIPKRELWRIRGPVVALAVGLVLFTVVGAGYFIHWLLPSIPLPVAFALAAVLSPTDAVAVSAITQDRLPTPLMHMLQGEALMNDASGLVTFKFALAAAITGVFSLADASFSFVLVALGGLAVGVALSWLIGRLRAWMIARGWDDPATHVVFMLLLPFAAYVLAERLGVSGILSAVAAGMMQSWLDLLPRQTSTRLLNRSVWSLLEFAFNGLIFLLLGLQLPDIIKAVVSHEATVWPTLAWRCLDVLAIFAALILLRFIWVQSIWRAIGVVRRWRGKPALVLMPTARSCWLLTLGGVRGAVTLAGVMSVPLLMGAGKAFPERDLLIFIAAGVILLSLISACIALPILLRGITKSPDERLHQEVQEAWRRTAEAAIHALEAEEVIDANAPQDAAQATLATELKARLMAEYRDELDSYNDTAEARALAEQMDLLERRLRLRALRAQRLELYNLHRQHLVGDEVVRQVLGELDMSEANLGAVR, from the coding sequence ATGCAGTCAGCCTATACCGTCCTCATTCTGCTCACGCTGGTCAGCGTGTCGAAGCTGGTCGGGCGGATGATCCCGCTGCCCCTGCCACTGGTGCAGATCGCCGCCGGTGCGCTGTTGGCCTGGCCGACCCTGGGGCTGCACGTGGCCCTGGACCCGGAGCTGTTCCTCTTCCTGTTCCTGCCACCGCTGCTGTTCGCCGATGGCTGGCGTATTCCCAAGCGCGAATTGTGGCGCATTCGCGGGCCGGTGGTCGCGCTGGCGGTGGGGCTGGTGCTGTTTACCGTGGTCGGCGCCGGATACTTCATTCACTGGCTGCTGCCAAGCATCCCGCTGCCGGTGGCCTTCGCCCTGGCGGCGGTGCTGTCGCCTACCGACGCCGTTGCGGTGTCGGCCATCACCCAGGACCGTTTGCCCACGCCGCTGATGCACATGCTGCAGGGCGAAGCGCTGATGAACGACGCCTCGGGCCTGGTGACGTTCAAGTTTGCCCTGGCAGCGGCGATCACCGGTGTGTTCTCGTTGGCTGATGCCAGCTTCAGTTTCGTCCTGGTGGCCCTGGGCGGCCTGGCGGTTGGCGTGGCGCTGAGCTGGCTGATTGGCCGTCTGCGCGCCTGGATGATCGCCCGAGGTTGGGACGACCCCGCCACGCACGTGGTCTTCATGCTGTTGCTGCCCTTTGCCGCCTACGTGCTGGCCGAGCGCCTGGGGGTGTCTGGCATCCTTTCGGCGGTGGCTGCCGGCATGATGCAGAGCTGGCTCGACCTGCTGCCGCGCCAGACCAGTACCCGCTTGCTCAACCGCAGTGTGTGGTCGTTGCTGGAGTTTGCCTTCAATGGCCTGATTTTCCTGCTGCTCGGCCTGCAGTTGCCGGACATCATCAAGGCTGTCGTGAGCCACGAAGCCACTGTGTGGCCGACGTTGGCCTGGCGTTGCCTGGATGTGCTGGCGATCTTCGCGGCGTTGATCCTGCTGCGCTTCATCTGGGTGCAGAGCATCTGGCGGGCAATTGGTGTGGTGCGCCGTTGGCGAGGCAAGCCTGCGCTGGTGCTGATGCCCACGGCGCGTTCCTGCTGGCTACTGACCCTCGGCGGCGTGCGAGGTGCGGTTACGTTGGCCGGTGTGATGTCGGTGCCACTGTTGATGGGGGCCGGCAAGGCGTTTCCCGAACGCGACTTGCTGATTTTCATTGCAGCCGGTGTGATCCTGTTGTCGCTGATCAGTGCTTGTATCGCCCTGCCTATCTTGCTTCGCGGGATTACCAAGAGCCCGGACGAGCGACTGCATCAGGAGGTACAGGAAGCCTGGCGGCGTACGGCGGAGGCCGCGATTCATGCTTTGGAAGCTGAAGAAGTGATCGATGCCAATGCACCCCAGGATGCCGCGCAGGCGACCTTGGCGACCGAGCTAAAGGCACGCTTGATGGCTGAATACCGGGACGAGTTGGACAGTTACAACGATACAGCGGAGGCAAGGGCATTGGCCGAGCAGATGGATTTGCTTGAGCGGCGTTTGCGCTTGCGCGCGCTGCGGGCGCAGCGGCTGGAGCTGTATAACCTGCATCGCCAGCACCTGGTGGGCGATGAAGTGGTGCGTCAGGTGCTGGGGGAACTGGACATGAGCGAGGCGAACCTGGGCGCGGTCCGCTAG
- the pyrH gene encoding UMP kinase, producing MAQQGSGYQARYKRILLKLSGEALMGSEEFGIDPKVLDRMALEVGQLVGIGVQVGLVIGGGNLFRGAALSAAGMDRVTGDHMGMLATVMNALAMRDALERANITAIVMSAISMVGVTDHYDRRKAMRHLNAKEVVIFAAGTGNPFFTTDSAACLRAIEIDADVVLKATKVDGVYTADPFKDPHAEKFDHLTYDEVLDRKLGVMDLTAICLCRDHKMPLRVFNMNKPGALLNIVHGGAEGTLIEEVQK from the coding sequence ATGGCTCAGCAGGGCAGTGGTTATCAGGCTCGCTATAAACGCATTCTACTCAAACTTAGCGGCGAGGCCCTGATGGGCTCGGAAGAGTTCGGGATCGACCCCAAGGTCCTGGATCGCATGGCGCTGGAAGTCGGCCAACTGGTCGGCATCGGTGTTCAGGTCGGTTTGGTAATCGGCGGTGGCAACCTGTTCCGTGGTGCGGCGCTCAGTGCAGCCGGCATGGACCGCGTCACCGGTGACCACATGGGCATGCTGGCGACCGTAATGAATGCCCTGGCCATGCGCGATGCGCTGGAACGGGCGAACATTACCGCCATTGTCATGTCGGCCATCTCCATGGTTGGCGTGACCGATCACTATGATCGCCGCAAAGCCATGCGCCACCTGAATGCTAAAGAAGTCGTAATCTTCGCTGCCGGTACCGGCAACCCGTTCTTCACCACCGATTCCGCCGCTTGCCTGCGCGCCATCGAAATCGATGCCGACGTGGTATTGAAGGCAACCAAGGTCGATGGTGTATACACTGCAGATCCATTCAAGGACCCGCATGCCGAGAAGTTCGATCATCTGACCTACGATGAAGTGCTGGATCGCAAGCTGGGAGTGATGGACCTGACGGCAATCTGTCTGTGCCGCGACCACAAGATGCCGCTGCGCGTCTTCAACATGAACAAGCCCGGCGCCCTGCTGAACATCGTGCATGGCGGCGCGGAAGGAACTCTGATCGAGGAAGTTCAAAAATGA
- a CDS encoding [protein-PII] uridylyltransferase: MPQVDPELFDRGQFQAELALKASPIAAFKKAIRQAGEVLDKRFRDGREIRRLIEDRAWLVDNILQQAWNQFDWGDQSGIALVAVGGYGRGELHPHSDIDLLILLGAAEHEHYREAIERFLTLLWDIGLEVGQSVRTVDECAEQARADLTVITNMMESRTVAGPEALRQRMLEVTSTEHMWPSKEFFLAKRAELKARHHKYNDTEYNLEPNVKGSPGGLRDIQTVLWVARRQYGTLNLHALAGEGFLLESENELLASSQDFLWKVRYALHMLAGRSEDRLLFDHQRSIAALLGYSDENPKRAIEQFMQQYYRVVMSISQLCDLIIQHFEEVILADEDSGTTQPLNARFRLHDGYIEAATPNVFKRTPFAMLEIFVLMAQHPEIKGVRADTVRLLREHRHLIDETFRHDIRNTSLFIELFKCEIGIHRNLRRMNRYGILGRYLPEFGLIVGQMQHDLFHIYTVDAHTLNLIKHLRKLQYTPVSEKFPLASKLMGRLPKPELIYLAGLYHDIGKGRQGDHSELGAVDAQTFCERHQLPAWDSRLIVWLVLNHLVMSTTAQRKDLSDPQVINDFALHVGDETRLDYLYVLTVADINATNPSLWNSWRASLLRQLYTETKRALRRGLENPLDREEQIRQTQSAALDILVREGIDPDDVEQLWSQLGDDYFLKHNAADVAWHTDAILQQPADGGPLVLIKETTQREFEGGTQIFIYAPDQHDFFAVTVAAMSQLNLNIHDARIITSSSQFTLDTYIVLDNDGGSIGDNPQRVKQIRDGLTEALRNPEDYPTIIQRRVPRQLKHFNFPPQVTILNDAQRPVTILEITAPDRPGLLARIGRIFLEFDLSLQNAKIATLGERVEDVFFITDADNQPLSDPQLCSRLQEAIVQQLQAGQASDTSPTRVTF, encoded by the coding sequence ATGCCCCAGGTGGATCCCGAGCTGTTCGACCGCGGCCAGTTCCAGGCGGAACTGGCCCTCAAGGCGAGCCCCATCGCCGCCTTCAAGAAAGCCATCCGCCAGGCGGGCGAGGTGCTCGACAAGCGTTTTCGCGATGGCCGCGAAATCCGCCGACTGATCGAGGACCGCGCCTGGCTCGTCGACAACATCCTGCAACAAGCCTGGAACCAGTTCGACTGGGGCGACCAGAGCGGCATCGCCCTGGTCGCGGTGGGCGGTTACGGGCGCGGTGAACTGCACCCACACTCGGACATCGACCTGCTGATTTTGCTGGGCGCCGCCGAGCACGAACACTACCGAGAGGCCATCGAACGCTTTCTCACCCTGCTCTGGGACATCGGCCTGGAAGTGGGCCAGAGCGTGCGCACCGTCGACGAATGTGCCGAACAGGCGCGTGCCGACCTGACGGTTATTACCAACATGATGGAAAGCCGCACCGTCGCCGGCCCCGAAGCCTTGCGCCAGCGCATGCTGGAAGTTACCAGCACCGAGCACATGTGGCCGAGCAAGGAGTTCTTCCTGGCCAAGCGCGCCGAACTCAAGGCGCGCCACCACAAGTACAACGACACCGAATACAACCTTGAACCCAACGTCAAGGGCTCGCCCGGTGGCCTTCGCGACATCCAGACCGTGCTCTGGGTGGCCCGCCGCCAATACGGCACCCTGAACCTGCACGCCCTGGCCGGCGAAGGTTTTTTGCTGGAAAGCGAGAACGAACTGCTGGCCTCCTCCCAGGACTTCCTGTGGAAGGTGCGCTATGCCCTGCACATGCTGGCCGGGCGCTCCGAAGACCGCTTGCTGTTCGATCACCAGCGCAGCATCGCCGCCCTGCTGGGCTACAGCGACGAGAACCCCAAGCGCGCGATCGAGCAGTTCATGCAGCAGTACTACCGGGTGGTGATGAGCATCAGCCAACTGTGCGACCTGATCATCCAGCACTTCGAGGAAGTCATCCTCGCCGACGAGGACAGTGGCACCACCCAACCCTTGAATGCGCGCTTTCGCCTGCATGACGGCTACATAGAAGCGGCCACGCCGAACGTGTTCAAACGCACGCCGTTCGCCATGCTGGAGATCTTCGTGCTGATGGCCCAGCACCCAGAGATCAAAGGGGTACGCGCCGATACCGTGCGCTTGCTGCGCGAACACCGGCACCTGATCGACGAAACCTTCCGCCATGACATCCGCAACACCAGCCTGTTCATCGAGCTGTTCAAGTGCGAGATCGGCATCCACCGCAACCTGCGCCGGATGAACCGCTACGGCATCCTTGGTCGCTACTTGCCCGAGTTCGGCCTGATCGTCGGGCAAATGCAGCATGACCTGTTCCACATCTATACCGTCGATGCGCACACGCTCAACCTGATCAAGCACCTGCGCAAACTGCAATACACGCCGGTTTCCGAAAAATTCCCGCTGGCCAGCAAGCTCATGGGCCGCCTGCCCAAACCCGAGCTGATCTACCTGGCCGGGCTTTACCATGACATCGGCAAGGGCCGCCAAGGCGACCATTCGGAGCTGGGCGCGGTGGACGCGCAAACGTTCTGCGAACGCCACCAGCTGCCCGCCTGGGACAGCCGCCTGATCGTCTGGCTGGTGCTGAACCACCTGGTGATGTCCACCACCGCCCAGCGCAAGGACCTGTCCGACCCGCAGGTGATCAACGACTTTGCCCTGCACGTGGGTGACGAGACGCGCCTGGACTACCTCTACGTGCTGACCGTGGCCGACATCAACGCGACCAACCCCAGCCTATGGAACTCCTGGCGCGCCAGCCTGCTGCGCCAGCTGTACACCGAGACCAAGCGCGCCCTGCGCCGTGGCCTGGAAAACCCGTTGGACCGCGAAGAGCAGATCCGCCAGACGCAAAGCGCCGCGCTGGACATTCTCGTGCGCGAAGGCATCGACCCGGACGACGTCGAGCAACTCTGGTCTCAGTTGGGCGACGACTACTTCCTCAAGCACAACGCCGCCGATGTGGCCTGGCACACGGATGCCATCCTCCAGCAGCCCGCCGACGGCGGGCCGCTGGTACTGATCAAGGAAACCACCCAGCGCGAGTTCGAGGGCGGTACGCAGATCTTCATCTATGCCCCTGACCAGCACGACTTCTTCGCCGTGACCGTGGCGGCCATGTCGCAGCTCAACCTGAACATCCATGACGCGCGGATCATCACTTCAAGCAGCCAGTTCACCCTCGACACCTACATCGTGCTCGACAACGACGGCGGCTCTATCGGCGACAACCCGCAGCGGGTCAAGCAGATTCGCGATGGCCTCACCGAAGCGCTGCGCAACCCCGAGGACTACCCGACGATCATTCAGCGCCGGGTACCGCGCCAGCTCAAGCACTTCAATTTCCCGCCCCAGGTGACCATCCTCAACGATGCCCAGCGGCCGGTGACCATCCTTGAGATCACCGCGCCTGACCGCCCGGGCCTGCTGGCCAGGATCGGGCGCATCTTCCTGGAGTTCGACCTGTCGCTGCAAAACGCCAAGATCGCCACCCTAGGCGAGCGCGTGGAAGACGTGTTCTTCATCACCGACGCCGACAACCAGCCGCTGTCAGACCCGCAATTATGCAGCCGCCTGCAGGAAGCCATCGTGCAACAACTGCAGGCAGGCCAGGCGAGCGACACCAGCCCGACCCGCGTGACCTTTTAA
- a CDS encoding ArsC family reductase: MTYTLYGIKACDTMKKARTWLEDKAIGYEFHDYKTQGIDRDSLNRWCDEHGWEVILNRAGTTFRKLDDASKADIDQAKAVELMLAQPSMIKRPVLDLGERTLVGFKPELYAAALA, translated from the coding sequence ATGACTTACACGCTCTACGGCATCAAAGCCTGTGACACCATGAAAAAGGCGCGCACCTGGCTAGAAGACAAAGCCATCGGCTACGAATTCCACGACTACAAGACCCAGGGCATCGACCGTGACAGCCTGAACCGCTGGTGCGACGAGCACGGCTGGGAAGTCATCCTCAACCGTGCCGGTACCACCTTTCGCAAGCTCGACGATGCCAGCAAGGCCGATATCGACCAGGCCAAGGCTGTCGAGTTGATGCTTGCCCAGCCCTCGATGATCAAGCGCCCGGTACTCGACCTGGGCGAGCGCACCCTGGTTGGTTTCAAACCTGAATTGTATGCCGCAGCACTGGCCTGA
- the dapD gene encoding 2,3,4,5-tetrahydropyridine-2,6-dicarboxylate N-succinyltransferase → MSNTLFSLAFGVGSQNRQGTWLEVFYAQPLVNPSAELIAAVAPILGYEGGNQAIAFSNAQAAQLAEAVKGIDAAQAALLTRLAESHKPLVATLLAEDAALTSTPEAYLKLHLLSHRLVKPHGVSLAGIFPLLPNVAWTNQGAVDLAELAELQLEARLKGELLEVFSVDKFPKMTDYVVPAGVRIADTARVRLGAYIGEGTTIMHEGFVNFNAGTEGPGMIEGRVSAGVFVGKGSDLGGGCSTMGTLSGGGNIVIKVGEGCLIGANAGIGIPLGDRNTVEAGLYITAGTKVNLLDENNELVKVVKARDLAGQTDLLFRRNSLNGAVECKTHKSAIELNEALHAHN, encoded by the coding sequence ATGTCCAATACCCTGTTCAGCCTGGCCTTCGGTGTCGGCTCCCAGAACCGCCAGGGCACCTGGCTTGAAGTCTTCTACGCACAACCGCTGGTCAACCCGAGCGCCGAACTGATCGCGGCCGTTGCCCCGATCCTCGGCTACGAAGGCGGCAACCAGGCCATTGCGTTCAGCAACGCTCAAGCGGCGCAACTGGCCGAAGCCGTGAAAGGCATCGATGCCGCCCAGGCTGCCCTGCTGACCCGCCTGGCCGAAAGCCACAAGCCGCTGGTCGCCACCCTGCTGGCCGAAGACGCGGCCCTGACCTCGACCCCAGAGGCCTACCTCAAGCTGCACCTGCTGTCGCACCGCCTGGTCAAGCCGCACGGTGTGAGCCTGGCCGGTATCTTCCCACTGCTGCCAAACGTTGCCTGGACCAACCAGGGCGCCGTCGACCTGGCCGAGCTGGCCGAGCTGCAACTGGAAGCGCGCCTGAAAGGCGAGCTGCTGGAAGTGTTCTCGGTGGACAAGTTCCCGAAGATGACCGACTACGTGGTCCCGGCTGGCGTGCGTATCGCCGACACCGCCCGTGTGCGCCTGGGCGCCTATATCGGCGAAGGCACCACCATCATGCACGAGGGCTTCGTCAACTTTAACGCCGGCACCGAAGGCCCAGGCATGATCGAAGGCCGTGTCTCGGCGGGCGTGTTCGTCGGCAAGGGTTCGGACCTGGGCGGCGGCTGCTCGACCATGGGCACCCTTTCCGGTGGCGGCAACATCGTCATCAAGGTCGGCGAAGGCTGCCTGATCGGCGCCAACGCCGGTATCGGCATCCCGCTGGGCGACCGCAACACCGTCGAAGCCGGCCTGTACATCACTGCTGGCACCAAGGTGAACCTGCTCGACGAAAACAACGAGCTGGTTAAAGTGGTCAAGGCCCGCGACCTGGCCGGCCAGACCGACCTGCTGTTCCGTCGCAACTCGCTGAACGGCGCGGTGGAATGCAAGACCCACAAGTCGGCCATCGAGCTGAACGAGGCGTTGCACGCCCACAACTGA
- the tsf gene encoding translation elongation factor Ts, with protein sequence MAAITAALVKELRERTGEGMMDCKKALEKAGGDIEKAIDDMRASGAIKAAKKAGNVAAEGAIAVKTDGKTAVLLEVNSQTDFLALQDDFKNFVAESLEEAFAQKLTDAAPLIASRETAREALVAKCGENVNIRRLARVEGDVVGAYLHGNKIGAVVVLKGGDVELAKNIAMHVAASNPEFLDASEISAEAIEREKNVFLQLNADKIAGKPENIVENMINGRITKFKAEASLKEQAFVMNPEVKVGELAKKAGAEIVSFTYFKVGEGIEKPVDNFAEEVAAQVAAAKQ encoded by the coding sequence ATGGCAGCAATTACTGCAGCGCTGGTCAAAGAACTGCGCGAGCGTACCGGCGAAGGCATGATGGATTGCAAAAAGGCCCTGGAAAAGGCCGGCGGCGACATCGAAAAAGCCATTGACGACATGCGTGCCTCGGGCGCCATCAAGGCCGCCAAAAAGGCTGGCAACGTCGCTGCTGAAGGCGCTATCGCCGTCAAGACCGACGGCAAAACCGCCGTCCTGCTGGAAGTCAACTCGCAGACCGACTTCCTGGCCCTGCAAGACGACTTCAAGAACTTCGTAGCCGAAAGCCTGGAAGAAGCCTTCGCTCAGAAGCTGACCGACGCAGCCCCGCTGATCGCTTCGCGCGAAACTGCTCGTGAAGCCCTGGTCGCCAAGTGCGGCGAAAACGTCAACATCCGCCGCCTGGCGCGCGTTGAAGGTGACGTTGTTGGTGCTTACCTGCACGGCAACAAGATCGGTGCCGTTGTTGTCCTGAAAGGCGGCGACGTCGAGCTGGCCAAGAACATCGCCATGCACGTTGCAGCTTCGAACCCGGAGTTCCTGGATGCATCGGAAATCTCCGCCGAGGCCATCGAGCGCGAGAAGAATGTCTTCCTGCAGCTGAACGCCGACAAGATCGCCGGCAAGCCGGAAAACATCGTTGAGAACATGATCAACGGCCGTATCACCAAGTTCAAGGCCGAAGCCTCGCTGAAAGAGCAAGCCTTCGTCATGAACCCGGAAGTCAAGGTTGGCGAGCTGGCCAAGAAAGCCGGTGCTGAAATCGTTTCCTTCACCTACTTCAAGGTCGGCGAAGGCATCGAGAAGCCAGTCGACAACTTCGCTGAAGAAGTTGCCGCTCAGGTAGCTGCTGCCAAGCAGTAA
- the map gene encoding type I methionyl aminopeptidase codes for MTVTIKTAEDIEKMRIAGRLAADVLEMIEEHVKPGVTTEELDRLCHDYIVNVQQAIPAPLNYKGYPKSICTSINHVVCHGIPNDKPLKDGDTLNIDVTVIKDGYHGDTSRMFHVGNVPVWAERLSKVTQECMYKAIELVKPGCRLGDIGEVIQKHAEKNGFSVVREFCGHGIGKVFHEEPQILHYGRAGTGMELKEGMTFTIEPMINQGKADTKVLGDGWTAITKDRKLSAQWEHTLVVTATGYEIFTLRKDDTIARTSA; via the coding sequence ATGACCGTCACCATCAAGACCGCAGAAGACATCGAGAAGATGCGCATCGCCGGCCGCCTGGCCGCCGACGTGCTGGAAATGATCGAAGAGCACGTCAAGCCCGGTGTCACCACCGAAGAACTGGACCGCCTGTGCCATGACTACATCGTCAACGTCCAGCAGGCCATCCCGGCGCCGCTCAACTACAAGGGCTACCCCAAGTCGATCTGCACCTCGATCAACCATGTGGTCTGCCACGGCATCCCCAACGACAAGCCGCTCAAGGACGGTGACACGCTCAACATCGACGTCACCGTGATCAAGGACGGCTACCACGGCGACACCAGCCGCATGTTCCACGTCGGCAACGTGCCGGTCTGGGCCGAGCGCCTGTCCAAGGTCACCCAGGAATGCATGTACAAGGCCATCGAACTGGTCAAGCCTGGCTGCCGCCTGGGCGACATCGGCGAAGTGATCCAGAAGCACGCTGAAAAGAACGGCTTCTCGGTGGTGCGCGAGTTCTGCGGCCACGGCATCGGCAAGGTGTTCCACGAAGAGCCGCAGATTCTGCACTACGGCCGCGCCGGCACCGGCATGGAACTCAAAGAAGGCATGACCTTCACCATCGAGCCGATGATCAACCAGGGCAAGGCCGACACCAAGGTCCTGGGCGACGGCTGGACCGCCATCACCAAGGACCGCAAGCTCTCGGCCCAGTGGGAGCACACCCTGGTGGTGACCGCGACCGGCTACGAGATCTTCACCCTGCGCAAGGACGACACCATCGCGCGCACCTCGGCCTGA
- the dapC gene encoding succinyldiaminopimelate transaminase, producing the protein MNHALTQLQPYPFEKLRALLGSVKPAADKRAIALSIGEPKHASPAFVAQAMTDNLDKLAVYPSTIGLPALRQAIGQWCERRFGVPTGWLDADRHILPVNGTREALFAFTQAVVNRADNGLVVSPNPFYQIYEGAALLAGATPHYLPCLENNGFNPDFDAVPADVWKRCQILFLCSPGNPTGALVPMDTLKKLIALADEHDFVIAADECYSELYFDEDAPPPGLLSACAELGRSDFKRCVVFHSLSKRSNLPGLRSGFVAGDAEIIKPFLLYRTYHGCAMPVQTQLASIAAWQDEAHVRENRDQYRAKYDAVLDILQPVMDVQRPDGSFYLWAKVPGCDAEFTRDLFEAQHVTVVPGSYLSREVDGVNPGAGRVRMALVAPLAECIEAAERIRAFLQNR; encoded by the coding sequence ATGAACCATGCCCTGACCCAGCTTCAGCCCTACCCGTTCGAGAAACTCCGTGCCCTGCTGGGCAGCGTAAAGCCTGCGGCGGACAAACGCGCCATCGCCCTGTCGATCGGTGAGCCGAAGCACGCCTCGCCGGCGTTCGTCGCCCAGGCCATGACCGACAACCTCGACAAGCTGGCGGTGTACCCCAGCACCATCGGCCTGCCAGCCTTGCGCCAGGCCATCGGCCAGTGGTGCGAGCGCCGTTTCGGCGTGCCAACCGGCTGGCTGGATGCCGACCGCCACATCCTGCCGGTCAACGGTACCCGTGAAGCGCTGTTCGCCTTCACCCAGGCCGTGGTCAACCGCGCCGATAACGGCCTGGTGGTCAGCCCCAACCCCTTCTACCAGATCTACGAAGGTGCGGCCCTGCTCGCAGGTGCCACCCCGCATTACCTGCCGTGCCTGGAAAACAACGGCTTCAACCCGGATTTCGATGCGGTACCCGCTGACGTCTGGAAGCGCTGCCAGATCCTGTTCCTGTGCTCGCCGGGCAACCCCACCGGCGCGCTGGTGCCGATGGACACCCTGAAGAAACTGATCGCCCTGGCCGACGAGCACGATTTCGTGATTGCCGCCGACGAGTGCTACAGCGAGCTGTACTTCGACGAAGACGCGCCACCACCGGGCCTGCTTAGCGCCTGCGCCGAGCTTGGCCGCAGCGACTTCAAACGTTGCGTGGTGTTCCACAGCCTGTCCAAGCGCTCCAACCTGCCGGGCCTGCGTTCGGGCTTTGTCGCGGGTGATGCCGAAATCATCAAACCCTTCCTGCTGTACCGCACCTACCACGGCTGCGCCATGCCGGTGCAGACCCAGTTGGCCAGCATCGCCGCCTGGCAGGACGAAGCGCACGTGCGCGAAAACCGTGACCAGTACCGCGCCAAGTACGATGCCGTGCTGGATATCCTGCAGCCGGTGATGGATGTGCAACGCCCGGATGGCAGCTTTTACCTGTGGGCCAAGGTGCCGGGCTGCGATGCCGAGTTCACCCGTGACCTGTTCGAAGCCCAGCATGTGACCGTAGTGCCGGGGTCGTACCTGTCGCGTGAAGTGGATGGCGTGAACCCAGGCGCTGGCCGCGTGCGCATGGCGTTGGTTGCGCCGCTGGCCGAGTGCATCGAGGCGGCCGAGCGGATTCGCGCGTTTCTGCAAAACCGCTGA